In a single window of the Rhopalosiphum padi isolate XX-2018 chromosome 1, ASM2088224v1, whole genome shotgun sequence genome:
- the LOC132917433 gene encoding putative uncharacterized protein DDB_G0282499, which yields MALRTDMYVSCIKIFGVPIVPPLMTDQKRLEMKEYKEKAIAYEHKFKGKRVSLDSGVMIISTEMQKIENFESPTTVLKEPVYSDVNNINKIAILNEMKTDSSISPETPTLISEEDENNFNDNSSSKQSIYNKSETVDLIEKSDDTLIPQQESNNNLTVNNSIVLNKDNLNDSSLYKESSIKSENHNLIQNSCDTLVPKQEPTQILTYDTIHVDGDNISTKHIPRLRSNSYTLSSPSPIMVAFLNSQVQQQLMEPKSLESNINYSKESKSEPLNIYMTNDNDEKMLKAKSLSLNSVPKSFHKHELTNNSIKPNLINKYTENNIISDQNQDERGSLTTIGTNFSNDESIVGSVITVFNGNSYDNNSSPNSMTCKSMKHCCCRHSDDEYSISSSNIRYKTPEELNLEAEQLRMTKLDLERRHQEELSNLIRKQREEQEKIAVRYYLVSQSTSGMSFDGSECSESISKQISSSSPSIQSGMTVTNDKSILSDTSSIISSCSVNKSLVCSSPRQRISPRSPHLQQNIKFYHRIRGGLTAKWTRAPTEVENSAATIINAGVRGYLTRRLLRTEKAQMFKKTILDSLKTALIMHMELKKQQPTESDLELHRRIINQLTTACYDLNDLILGSVQERMTVIRGDRERLMAVKMRRKSSSALANNKQSLILKQPKKSRSGYSLSKKASGFSEKSSFKKY from the exons ATGGCGTTAAGAACGGATATGTATGTGtcctgtattaaaatatttggcgTTCCGATTGTTCCGCCACtt atgacGGATCAGAAAAGACTTGAAATGAAAGAGTATAAAGAAAAGGCAATTGCTTATGAACATAAATTCAAGGGTAAAAGAGTTAGCTTGGATAGTGGAGTAATGATTATAAGTACAGAAATGCAAAAAATTGAGAACTTTGAATCCCCTACTACAGTGTTAAAAGAACCTGTTTATAGtgatgtaaataatatcaataaaattgcaATACTTAATGAAATGAAAACTGACAGTTCTATTTCTCCAGAAACACCAACATTAATTTCTGAAGAAGAcgagaataattttaatgataattcttCCAGTAAACagtcaatttataataagtctGAAACTGttgatttaattgaaaaatctgATGACACTTTGATTCCCCAACaagaatcaaataataatttaactgtaaataattcaatagtccttaataaagataatttaaatgatagttCTCTTTATAAAGAATCGAGTATTAAATctgaaaatcataatttaattcaaaattcttgTGACACTTTGGTTCCAAAACAAGAACCAACTCAAATTTTAACTTATGATACTATCCATGTTGATGGAGATAATATATCAACAAAACACATTCCTCGTTTAAGAAGTAATTCATATACTTTATCATCGCCAAGTCCTATAATGGtagcatttttaaatagtcaAGTTCAACAACAATTAATGGAACCTAAAAGCTTAGAAAGCAATATTAACTATAGTAAAGAAAGTAAATCTGAgccacttaatatttatatgaccaATGACAATGATGAAAAAATGTTGAAAGCTAAAAGTCTTTCACTCAATTCTGTTCCTAAATCATTTCATAAACATGAACTTACAAACAATTCAATTAAGCcaaatcttattaataaatatacagaaaataatattatatctgacCAAAATCAAGATGAAAGAGGAAGCTTGACTACAATTGGAACAAATTTTAGCAATGACGAAAGCATTGTAGGAAGTGTGATAACTGTTTTTAATGGTAATAGTTATGATAACAACAGCAGTCCTAATTCAATGACATGCAAATCTATGAAACATTGTTGTTGCCGACATAGCGATGATGAATATTCTATAAGCAGCAGCAACATACGTTACAAAACTCCTGAGGAGTTAAACCTAGAAGCTGAACAATTACGCATGACAAAGTTGGATTTAGAAAGAAGGCATCAAGAAGAATTGTctaatttaataagaaaacagAGAGAAGAACAAGAGAAAATTGCAGTTAGATACTATTTAGTATCGCAAAGTACATCTGGAATGTCTTTTGATGGGTCGGAATGTTCAGAATCTATATCGAAACAAATATCATCTAGTTCTCCATCAATTCAATCTGGAATGACAGTCACTAATGACAAAAGTATATTATCTGATACGTCATCAATCATTTCTAGTTGTTCGGTTAATAAAAGTTTGGTTTGCTCATCTCCGAGACAAAGAATATCACCTCGTTCTCCACATTTGcagcaaaatattaaattttatcatagaaTACGTGGTGGCTTAACAGCAAAATGGACAAGAGCTCCTactgaagttgaaaattctGCAGCAACTATTATAAACGCTGGCGTTAGAGGTTATTTGACCAGAAGGCTATTACGTACTGAAAAGgctcaaatgtttaaaaagacTATTTTAGATTCATTGAAGACAGCTCTGATAATGCATATGGAATTAAAAAAGCAACAACCTACTGAATCTGATTTAGAACTACATCGAAGAATCATTaatcaa cttACTACTGCTTGCTATGATTTGAATGATTTGATTTTGGGATCTGTACAAGAAAGAATGACTGTAATTAGGGGTGATCGTGAACGATTAATGGCTGTAAAAATGCGCCGTAAATCAAGTTCAGCATTGGCAAATAACAAACAGTCTCTAATATTGAAACA acCAAAGAAATCAAGATCCGGTTATTCATTATCAAAGAAAGCATCTGGCTTTTCTGAAAAGAGTtccttcaaaaaatattaa
- the LOC132918307 gene encoding uncharacterized protein LOC132918307, with protein sequence MLTYIDVHLIYTLPVIAVLALITWPFISRLELFKIAFVCTMAFVYTTPWDNYIIFHNAWMYKPKNILAVIGYVPVEEYMFFVIQTVMTSLWALVCTRWSPACFNFNFNKTSYTLIRWIPILVLTLTAVQGYNIAVPGKDTFYLGCILWWSCPVIIFLWYGAGNYFVKKSTSTAIAIIVPTLYLCWVDRIALKDDVWHINEKTSLNIFVADDLPFEECLFFLITNVIIVLGSMAFDKSYGLADTYTFDFPLRYGTSWKYNNQQMRAFVTAECDMSPSPVNDIRHCLNVLKIASKSFNVASLVFPAGVRLHLIILYAFCRVTDDMIDSEPNVGVKKQKLMLIERFIGEIFADRSADYDVKTSTSRKPEVDWQRYRQELTDEELSCFRAISRISFYLPRKPFYELIDGYRWDVNGKMVQNETDLLLYSSYVAGSVGTLCVYVMMYKSGVNIDDDARHDFVIKKAQQMGQVLQIVNISRDIVTDSETLGRCYVPAEYMDDAAADVNTLCTDRNPWTLGSEKLKTYATRMISLANQYQLESLEGIRYLPYEVRGPVLVATDIYRGVACAVEASPTYPRRASLDKWDKILIGVNSLYVKSLKYFFQADRCKQC encoded by the exons atgttaactTACATAGACGTGCATCTTATATATACCCTGCCGGTCATCGCAGTGTTAGCGTTGATAACATGGCCGTTTATAAGTCGCTTAGAACTGTTCAAAATTGCATTCGTCTGTACGATGGCGTTTGTTTATACGACACCGTGGGACAACTATATAATCTTCCACAACGCCTGGATGTACAAACCCAAAAACATTTTAGCCGTTATAGGATATGTGCCCGTTGAAGAGTACATGTTTTTCGTTATACAAACTGTAATGACATCACTGTGGGCATTGGTTTGCACAAGATGGTCTCCGGcttgtttcaatttcaatttcaataaaacaagCTACACACTGATCCGTTGGATACCGATATTAGTTTTAACGCTGACGGCAGTTCAAGGCTACAACATAGCTGTACCGGGCAAAGACACGTTCTATTTGGGTTGCATCCTTTGGTGGTCGTGCCCCGTCATAATATTCCTATGGTACGGTGCCGGCAATTACTTCGTCAAAAAGTCAACATCGACAGCGATCGCGATTATAGTTCCGACTTTGTACCTGTGCTGGGTCGACCGCATAGCACTCAAAGACGACGTATGGCACATTAACGAAAAAACCTCGTTGAACATATTCGTCGCCGATGATTTGCCGTTCGAGGAATGCTTGTTCTTTCTAATCACCAACGTGATAATCGTCCTAGGCAGCATGGCTTTCGACAAGTCCTACGGGCTTGCGGACACGTACACATTCGACTTTCCACTCCGTTACGGCACAAGTTGGAAATACAACAATCAGCAAATGCGAGCTTTTGTGACGGCCGAATGCGACATGTCTCCAAGCCCGGTCAATGACATCAGACATTGTTTAAACGTACTCAAAATAGCTTCTAAATCGTTCAACGTGGCCAGTCTCGTTTTTCCAGCag GAGTACGTTTGcatttgatcatattatatgcattttgtCGGGTAACAGACGACATGATCGATAGCGAGCCGAATGTCGGGGTTAAAAAGCAGAAACTGATGCTGATTGAAAGGTTCATCGGTGAAATTTTTGCGGATAGAAGTGCGGACTACGATGTGAAGACGTCGACATCGCGGAAACCAGAAGTGGACTGGCAACGGTACCGCCAAGAACTAACAGACGAGGAGCTGTCGTGCTTTCGGGCCATATCACGGATATCATTTTACCTGCCCCGGAAACCGTTTTATGAGCTGATCGACGGCTACCGATGGGACGTGAATGGTAAAATGGTTCAAAATGAAACCGACCTGCTGTTGTACTCGAGCTACGTAGCCGGCAGCGTGGGGACGCTGTGTGTGTACGTGATGATGTACAAAAGTGGTGTAAATATCGACGACGATGCAAGGCATGATTTCGTTATCAAAAAAGCACAACAGATGGGACAG GTGCTGCAGATCGTCAACATCTCCCGGGACATCGTTACCGACAGCGAGACGCTGGGCCGATGCTACGTGCCCGCCGAGTACATGGACGACGCGGCCGCGGACGTGAACACCCTGTGCACCGACAGGAACCCGTGGACGCTCGGTTCCGAGAAGCTGAAAACGTACGCCACGCGCATGATCAGTCTGGCCAACCAGTACCAGCTGGAGTCGCTGGAGGGCATTCGGTACCTGCCGTACGAGGTGCGAGGCCCCGTGCTGGTGGCCACCGACATTTACCGTGGCGTGGCGTGCGCGGTGGAGGCCAGCCCGACGTACCCGCGGAGGGCGTCGCTGGACAAGTGGGATAAGATCCTCATCGGCGTCAATTCGCTGTACGTCAAGAGTCTGAAATACTTTTTCCAAGCCGACCGCTGCAAACAATGTTGA